Genomic segment of Triticum aestivum cultivar Chinese Spring chromosome 6A, IWGSC CS RefSeq v2.1, whole genome shotgun sequence:
TGTTGTTTGCTGAAATATGCTGTTTCTGTAACTTGTTGTACATAAGGATCATGAgttttcgggcttcgggccgggctatGGGCTTCGGGCTTTTCAGCTGGGCCGGGCTCGGGTTTGTAAACATGAATTTTTGTCGGGCTTTTTTCGGGCTCGGGCTTTACATTTTAGCACCAGGCTTTCTAGAGCCCGGCCCGAAACCGGCCCAGCCCGAGAGATGCCCGGGTTTAGTTTGCAAGATTGCCTCCTTCACTTTCGGATGAGGATAAGATCTTTCTCTTGCACCTTAGGAAGCTAAGAAAGAAAATGATTTCCAACCCCTTATTGATAAAATGGGGTCTAAGCTAGGAGGTTGGAAAAGTATAAAAATCACCCATGCTGACAGAATTACTCTTGCATAATATGTTCTTGTTGCCATCGACATCTTCCATATGTTCGTCCTCTTCCTACCCAACTCATTGAAGGGGACATGGTTTGTCACCCCAAGGAGCTTGACGGTCTTAGTATCCTCGGTCTTGCTAGATTTGGGAGCGTGTTGTGCCTCTATTAGCGGGGTTTCCTTGGACCGCTCCGGACAGGTCATGGGTCCTAATGATATGGATCTATTCAGAACAGTCACCACCGTCACTATTGGGGATATTATGAAAGATATAACACCACCAATTTTTCACTTGTGAGGCTTAAGCATGGGTCAAGGTGCCGCTTAATGACCACTGGATACGCTTCATTGGAGTTGTCAATTCTACTCAGCACAAAGCTCGAAAATGTTCAATGCGAGCCACAACTAATTAATGACTCCATCGTGTGGCCTGCATTAACATGTACCAACTTCAGTTTGTTGGCGCCATGATGCCTTTCATGGTTAGTAAGAGCACCGCTACATGGACGACATTCatcagacgatacatgcacgacatgTCTACCACACCATCCATAGGCAAGTGTGAAACAACAACTAACGGCTGGATTAGCCATCGTCCCAGTGTCGTTCAGCGATGTATCCTCCGTGAAGTACTTCCAATTTTGGAACTACAAAGTTGGGCCCAAATGCAATAATTTCATGTGGCTTCTTCTTCACCAGAAGGCTCTTATGGCAGATCGGCTTGCCATCCGTAGATAGACTCACGACAAGATTTGCAAGCCTTTCCTGACCGGTTACGAGACAGATAAGCATCTGGCGCGCGTGAATGTTTTTCTGTTTTGGCCTGTGGTGTATTGTTTCAACTTGGCTCTCTATCCCTTATAGGACGACACATACATTTGTACTTCTTTAATGATTGGTGGGACATGAAAATTATTGTTTGGAATGCTATTTCTTTCAAACGGTTACATTtgtgttttggaatatttggaaagaaATGAATATGCGGATCTTCAACAACTCGTCACAAGCTCAAAGAAGACCTTGAGCAAGTTTGGCTAGCATTTTTGCTGGAGATGTAGCCTTTtgtgtaatttttattttttttccgccATTTCTCATGTAGATAATTCATTTAgtacctttttttcttttctctgtccTAATGAAATGGGTAGATCGCCTGGTTTTCtcgtaaaaaagcaaaacaatataGATACAATAGACACAGGGTAGAAGAAAATGGCTCATAGGTTCTTCAAGTGGCCGTGATCTGAATCAGGAAGCAAACAAAAAGAGGagcaattttccctagaaattacAAACAAGTGGGAATATGGGCCCGTGATTCAAAAATGTGTATAGTAGTACGCGGTAGTACCATTCCCGACGTGTAACTAGGATATATGCTCTTCCTCTGTCCGTACGTACGTAGGAGCTCACGCTCTTCTACAGGCACGCATGCATGCTGAAACCGTGCAACGGCAAAGGCCTGATTGATGGTGGAGCCCTACTGTGGCTGCGGCCGCCGCACCTGGGGCGCGCTCTCtctctccgccgccgctgccgcggccgccgccgcctgcgcctgcGCCTTGGGGGAGTTTTGCTTCTTCCTCCGGTGTCTCGCCTTCTCCGTCTCGATTTGCTTCCTCCTACACTCCTCGCTGCAGAATGGCGTGTCCCCTCTGAACGACCAAACGCATGGCGTGGGTGCACAATGTCAATAACATTTCTCTTTGCAAGCAAGGCGTACGTAGGCTCTGTCATGACGTGCGAGCGTGGTTGACCTGTACATGAAGATGTCGCCGGTGAGGCCTTTGTGGCAGCGGGAGCACTCGTTCAGGAAGTGGTGCGCCTCCCCCAGCTCCTCGTCGGGGACGACAAAGGTCACGGACGAGGGGTTGGCGGTGGGCCTAGCCACCGCGGCTCCCTTCTCCGCCTTCACGCTGGctccctcgccgtcgccggcgGAGGGGTTCGGCCGGAGGGCCTGCGCGCTGCCGTCGGAAAAGACCGCCGCGAAGTCGGGGTTGCCGAACGCGTGGAAGTAGGATGCGTTGAACTCCATCGGCCCCGTCAGCTGGCACGCAACCTGCCGCCGGGTCGGGAGCCGAGGAAGGAGGCGAAGGAAACCTAGAAGACGCGCTCGAGAGAGACAAGAAGCCAAGGGAGGCCGATTAATAGGCAAAGAGCTAACGGTTTTAACCGATTTAGCTTTAGCTATGTTCTATGTTTTATGTTTCTAGGAGTAGGAGAACCACTCGATACACGCAGGTGGCCTTGATCTGGCCATGGAGAGCCAAAAAGGTAAAGTTGTGTCCTGGCATATGGATCGTCTAGTATCTGCAATTACCACGCACGTGTTTGTGTTCCTCACATGAACCTAAAGATAGATACTAGTTTGCTGTTTATACAGCATTACAATCTGGATTTCCAGGAGATGCGCGAGTTATTTAAGCTCTTTTGCCGTGTTATCTGAGGTTGGTAgtaatggatgaaaatggcatGTGGCTTCTTTAAGCTAGTTATCTCATACTGTATAGACTAGAACttgaaggtgcgctttgccgcgcTTCGTTCATATGGaagaaccaacgatgaaaataggCCTTGTACGGCCTTAGGGTTTTTGGTGCCTTGGGATGTGCTTCTATCCTTTGGCCGTCACCCCTtaatcctatataagtagatcaataTCGTAGCATTTTCTTTGGGCTTTGTTAGGATTAAAGTTTGTCATAACTGTAAatacgtacttcatttgtgtccaaagACCAGACCAAGACATTCACAGAACCCTAAACTTTCATCAATAATGCTTTCATCTTAaattgcaatatccagattgcaatcttagttctTGCTTATTCTTCGTTTGCGTGCAAGAATTAGACCTTCATGGctaggttgatcgtgcttcggcgtggtcaataaccttttgGAGTTGCTTTActgattgctaaggtgcgacgtcttcgcacgtttgtagtcggatcgccaAAATCTACTTCACCCAAAATGATAGTTAAGCCCCTGAACGAAAGAGGTATTGATCGAAAGGCCGAGAAACATCGTTCCGGTCTATATAAAGAGAGAAAAGCCTAACTTTTGAGGCAACTATCCATTATCACGAATCTGCCTCTCCCTTGGCAGTCATCAAGGGGGGAGAGACTCCTCCATAGATACCAGCACCATCTCCAaggaagagagagggggggggggggggggggggggggggggggggggcaaagggcCGCCGCCTGCCGTGGCCGCCGTCCCTGCCTCCTTCACCTCGGGGCTGCACCTCTCCAtcaacaactctctctctctctctctcatggtgAGGGGTGAGTAGTCCTCCTTCAGGGCTGATGGTATGTACTAGTGGCTATGTGTTCTTGAATGGGCTGATGAGTAGctatgtgctctctctctctctctatcccatgTTCTTCAAAGTTTCCGATCTTGATTGTATCTTGACTTTATTAATggagttggatcttatgatgtttccccctctATTCTTTTTGTGGTAAATTGAGTCTTGTTCATCTATGTGTTTCTTTAATTGGATTGAATCTTTTGGATTTGAGATTACAAGATGCATGTCTAGTATAACTTGCGGATACCTGTGATGACATGAGGGTATTCTATGTATAAAATGTTGAACGATAGCTATCATATTGTGTTGTCGTGGTATAATTTCCGGGACTATCCGTGAGACATTGTGCTGGTTCAATATATTAAGATTGGAAAGACGACTTTGAGGTGGTTTGCTGTTAGCGCACCTACATGATCTCATCCTACTTTCTCCGACAAAACAGGGAACTTCGGAGTGATTCTTTACCACTTTTGAGGGCGTATCATATTGTTCAATTATGTTAATGATGTTGAGAGTTggcactagtgaaagtgtgaatcctaggccttatttgcaagcattgaaacaccatttttcattcacttttgttacttgttaccttgctgcccatatttattcagattataaaaagctacttctaccatccgtattacacatctttcaccatctcttcaccaaactagtgcacctatacatctAGCAATTTGTATAAGGTGTGTTGGAAACACAATATACCACTTGTATTTGATTGAAGGATTGTTTGCGAGGGATCACTTTAATCCTACACCTCATGTGGATTGATAAAcgttatgtcatccacttgagggaaatttgttgttgtcctacaaaactctgcacttagaggcccaacaaagtctacaaaagtagaagttgtgtagtagacatcaagctatttctggcaccgttgccggggatgtgagtgcttgaaggtatcttCTTTAGATCTTGCTATTGAATCTTTTAGAATTTTGTTCACTAGTTGGCTTATGAAAGAAGTCTAAGGAGAAAATGAAGATGAGTGAACTTGGTTATCTTTATAAAGTTTATATTGAAAACATTGGATGAAACATGGTCTTGATGTATTCAAGGAAGAATTTTAAAAGGTGATTGATGTGAGTTCCTTGAATGTTAatcatgattgaaatgttgttagtacatattctatgaatatcagttatgctaatgatatgcaaagctataaGCTTAGGGATGATGTGTTTGATGAATATGAAATTTCTAGTCCTTCTACACTGGAGGAGAAAATTAATTATGATGAGAATGTGTCTTCTATTTATGACGATTACAATGATGAAAAAGAATTTGAAAAGGCCATGACTTTTGATAGTGTTGATTCCACTACTTTGGAGAGTGTTAAGTCTAATTTTAATAttgatcaaagtggatttgaagaggtcatgactttagataGTGGTTATTCCACTACTTTGGAGGATGTCtcaattgattattatgagaacaaagttgctatccatgatgattattgtgatggcacATATGCTATAAACAATAATGATCCTAAAACTTATATTTTGATGTTCAATTCGGTTATGACAATCAAGTATCACAtgctagttattttgttgaattttctcccACTACTCATGAGAAGCAAAAATGCTACACTTACGTATGAGTTCTACATAACCTTACACACCTTCCTTCTCCATTGATCAAAACTCCGCCCCCTGATTTTTAGGGTGGGCCCGCGCGCCCCTAATGACTAATGATAGTCCTCCAAATCAGCCCATGCGTAACATTACGTAAATAAATCATGTAGATGTAGCATTGCTCTATGAGAAGAAACTTGCTTATTTGGGGAGTAATAATAACTTTATGCATattgatcatgaaaagaatgatttatgtgatagtcaTATTGCTGATTTTGTTCATGATgccactaaaaattattatgatatAGGAAGACATGCTTacacatatctcaataatatcaatttcctctctttatgttgaaagttttgaaattGCACTTGATTTGCCTTCCTACGCTAGTTACTTTGTGCTTCAATGAATTGTTACTCCGCGAGAGGGGATGCATGGCGTACAACAAGATGGGATGCATGGGATTCATGCAAGCTCCTTTATAACTGATGGGGGAGCTCCTTTATAACAGACAGTGGGAGAATGAGCTCGAAGGAGGGGGGTGTCCGACCAACTATAAACAATCAGGACATGAGGACCGGTGAAGGTTGAATACGAGCAGCCGGGGTAGGCTTCTTGGGGGTGTGCCAACATAAATGGTGGTAGACAAGAGGGCGGTGAGACAGTATGAATGCATAGAGGGTTCTAGAGTCGACCGGAGAGGGTTTTAGGGTGGAACCTGGGTGTCGGAGTCTGACATGGAGGACTCCTGAACTCACCCAAAGCTCTCCTAAATTGGGACCGGTTTGTGGGATTTCGAACGTCCGGATCGGTTCAAATGGATTTGGTGAGCCATATTGGATGGCTAAAAGTGTCCCGACTGCCCGGTCCGAACATTTTTGGGCATTTAGGTGAtccatgttggagatgcccttggcGTTCCCCAAGATTCTCTTCCGAGGaagaagttgaaggaaatatgatctaaaggcaataataaagttgttatttatatttccttatatcatgataaatgtttattattcattctagaattgtattaaccagaaacttagtacatgtgtgcatacatagacaaacagtatgtccctagtgtgcctctactagactatctcgttaatcaaagatggttaagtttcctgaccatagacatgtgttgtcatttgatgaacgggatcacatcattagataatgatgtgatggacaagacccatccgttagcttagcataatgatcgtttagttttattgctattgctttcttcataacttatacatgttcctctgactatgagattatgcaactcccaaataccggaggaacaccttatgtgctatcaaacgtcacaagtaactgggtgattataaagatgctctacatgtgtctctggtggtgtttgttgagtttgcatagatcgagattaggatttgtcactccgtgtatcggggaggtatctctgggccctctcggtaatgctcatcactataagccttgcaagaaatgtgactaatgagttagttacggtatgatgcattacggaacgagtaaagggacttgccagtaat
This window contains:
- the LOC123130803 gene encoding FCS-Like Zinc finger 6-like, with the protein product MEFNASYFHAFGNPDFAAVFSDGSAQALRPNPSAGDGEGASVKAEKGAAVARPTANPSSVTFVVPDEELGEAHHFLNECSRCHKGLTGDIFMYRGDTPFCSEECRRKQIETEKARHRRKKQNSPKAQAQAAAAAAAAAERESAPQVRRPQPQ